A genomic window from Exiguobacterium acetylicum DSM 20416 includes:
- a CDS encoding ABC transporter ATP-binding protein, producing MLEIKHITKRFGDFTAVDALTIEVPPGQIFGLLGANGAGKTTTFRMLLGLLQPTEGSITWNGERIPTSKIGYLPEERGLYPKVRVDEQLLFLAELRDMKRKDAKRALTEWLEYFQIPQYEKMRVEQLSKGNQQKIQLISAVLHKPELLILDEPFSGLDPVNAEQLKRAVKKLTVDGTTIVFSSHRMDHVEELCEHVAILDHGKPVVAGYLPDIKAGYGKTRVLLTTDAPPLLWDSLPGVLQVESDNNGHIVQVSSKETADQLLQHIVSQGHHVDRFVWDQLSLQDIFIEEVGKRYEP from the coding sequence ATGTTAGAAATCAAACACATCACGAAGCGTTTCGGCGATTTCACGGCCGTTGATGCCTTGACGATCGAGGTGCCACCAGGGCAAATTTTTGGTTTGCTTGGTGCGAACGGTGCCGGAAAAACAACGACGTTCCGGATGCTGCTCGGTCTACTGCAACCGACTGAAGGATCGATCACCTGGAATGGAGAGCGCATCCCGACTTCAAAAATCGGATACCTTCCGGAAGAACGAGGGCTGTATCCAAAAGTTCGCGTCGATGAACAGCTCTTGTTCCTTGCTGAACTTCGCGATATGAAACGGAAGGATGCGAAACGAGCCTTGACGGAATGGCTAGAGTATTTCCAAATTCCGCAGTATGAAAAAATGCGCGTCGAACAACTCTCAAAAGGAAATCAACAAAAAATCCAGTTGATCTCCGCCGTCCTACATAAACCCGAACTGCTGATTTTAGATGAGCCGTTCAGCGGACTCGATCCGGTCAACGCCGAACAGTTGAAACGTGCTGTCAAAAAGTTGACCGTCGACGGAACGACGATCGTCTTCTCGAGTCACCGGATGGACCACGTCGAAGAACTCTGCGAACATGTCGCGATCCTCGATCATGGGAAACCCGTCGTCGCCGGTTATCTTCCTGACATCAAGGCAGGATACGGAAAAACACGTGTCCTTTTGACGACAGATGCTCCGCCACTCCTATGGGATAGCTTACCAGGTGTGCTCCAGGTCGAGTCAGATAACAATGGGCATATCGTCCAAGTCTCTTCGAAAGAAACGGCTGATCAACTTCTCCAACATATCGTCAGTCAAGGACACCATGTCGATCGTTTCGTTTGGGATCAGTTATCCCTGCAGGATATCTTCATCGAGGAGGTCGGCAAACGTTATGAACCGTAA
- a CDS encoding ABC transporter permease, translating into MNRKFLTLYRFNLLQKLRAKSFLISTVLMVLFLVGFGNIERILDWFSGDDPKVALVSELSTDLRPALKKAGVTSDITTKDYTVAQARKAIDRGTFDAVAIVQDSYDVTLVSASPESELQTQVATVVKQVRDQAVITDAEIDPNVLASLAEPVPIKQELTSTGGKSEDELFAASALVYVLLFLMYFTIAIYGGMIVTEIANEKSSRVMELLISAASPIQHMLAKILSIATVSLVQLSILVGVGYYSAQSSSLFDQLSLDSLSARTIIYLFVFFLLGYFLYATLLAALGSLVSRVEDAQQVTLPVILLIVAAFMISMFSLNAPTNQAVVVLSFVPFFTPMVMFLRVMLTDVPLWQVSISLILMLISISLALLVGTKFYRGGVLFYGSNPLKQLRRILSGRR; encoded by the coding sequence ATGAACCGTAAATTCCTGACTTTATATCGCTTCAATCTACTTCAAAAATTGCGTGCGAAAAGCTTTTTGATCTCGACTGTCCTGATGGTCCTGTTCCTCGTCGGCTTCGGCAATATCGAACGGATTCTCGACTGGTTTTCGGGTGACGATCCGAAAGTTGCTCTTGTCAGTGAATTGTCGACCGATCTTCGTCCAGCCTTGAAGAAGGCTGGTGTCACTTCAGACATCACGACGAAGGACTATACGGTCGCACAAGCACGAAAGGCAATCGACCGCGGTACATTCGATGCCGTGGCAATCGTTCAGGATTCGTATGACGTGACACTCGTCAGCGCTAGTCCTGAGTCTGAATTACAGACACAGGTCGCAACAGTCGTCAAACAAGTCCGTGACCAAGCCGTCATCACGGATGCTGAAATCGATCCGAACGTTCTTGCTTCGCTCGCTGAACCCGTTCCCATCAAGCAAGAATTGACGTCGACTGGCGGAAAAAGCGAGGATGAATTATTCGCTGCCTCAGCGCTCGTCTACGTGTTGCTGTTCTTGATGTACTTCACGATTGCCATCTACGGTGGAATGATCGTCACAGAAATCGCGAACGAAAAATCATCCCGTGTCATGGAGCTGCTGATCTCAGCAGCGAGTCCGATCCAACACATGCTCGCGAAGATTCTTTCGATTGCTACGGTCAGTCTCGTACAATTGTCGATTCTCGTTGGTGTCGGCTACTACAGTGCTCAAAGCAGCAGTTTATTCGATCAGTTATCACTCGATTCCCTGAGTGCCCGAACGATCATTTATCTGTTCGTTTTCTTCCTGCTCGGATACTTCCTGTACGCGACGCTCCTCGCGGCACTCGGTTCACTCGTCAGTCGGGTCGAGGATGCGCAGCAAGTGACGTTACCGGTCATCTTGTTGATCGTCGCTGCTTTCATGATTTCGATGTTTAGTCTGAATGCACCGACGAACCAAGCCGTCGTCGTCCTGTCATTCGTTCCGTTCTTTACACCGATGGTCATGTTCCTGCGCGTCATGTTGACCGATGTACCGCTATGGCAAGTGTCGATTTCGCTCATTTTGATGCTGATCAGCATCTCGCTCGCCTTATTAGTCGGAACCAAATTCTACCGGGGTGGCGTTCTGTTCTATGGATCGAATCCACTCAAACAGTTGCGCCGGATCTTAAGCGGTCGCCGGTAA
- a CDS encoding helix-turn-helix domain-containing protein, whose amino-acid sequence MLDHSPYRGYGDRIRILRERAGITIEQLAERLGVAPYFIRRTELSEVYPTKPYIEALADVLNIDASYLARHIWTGESLKFIMQQNTPLEEMKLAYEQTLGQDGTWVEEQLEERMRLFDLMYDEDVKRIEQTMSATEQRIFHELVEAVMEAGELQRDQAEETYELFEDKLPSMMQLDEYLDRMTDGVSLSSSTYYADYSDRKSRSRYHRK is encoded by the coding sequence ATGCTAGACCATTCACCATATCGGGGTTACGGTGACCGGATTCGTATTTTACGGGAGCGTGCCGGGATTACGATCGAACAGCTGGCTGAACGACTCGGCGTCGCACCGTACTTCATCCGCCGGACGGAGCTCAGCGAAGTCTATCCAACCAAACCCTACATCGAAGCATTGGCGGACGTCTTGAACATCGACGCCAGTTATTTGGCACGGCATATCTGGACGGGAGAGTCATTGAAGTTCATCATGCAACAGAATACACCGCTTGAAGAGATGAAGCTTGCTTATGAACAGACGCTCGGACAAGACGGGACGTGGGTCGAAGAACAGCTCGAAGAACGGATGCGCCTGTTTGATTTAATGTATGACGAGGACGTCAAACGGATCGAGCAGACAATGAGTGCGACCGAGCAACGGATCTTCCATGAGCTCGTCGAAGCCGTGATGGAAGCAGGGGAGTTGCAACGCGATCAAGCAGAAGAGACATATGAGTTGTTCGAGGATAAGTTACCATCGATGATGCAACTGGATGAATACCTCGACCGCATGACGGACGGTGTCTCTTTATCCAGTTCGACCTATTATGCGGATTACAGTGACCGGAAAAGTCGTTCCCGTTATCACCGAAAATAA